A single region of the Flavobacteriales bacterium TMED191 genome encodes:
- a CDS encoding rRNA (cytidine-2'-O-)-methyltransferase: protein TTIIYESPKRLKKLLTELFEFCGGDREILVTRELTKKFEEHVGNNINEVIEFFDINDVIGEITIVLKGINKKRDLNLDRFSLKKDLNDLMRAGLSLSAASKYLAKKNGVKKSEIYNLI, encoded by the coding sequence AACAACTATAATTTATGAATCACCTAAACGACTCAAAAAATTGCTTACGGAATTATTTGAATTCTGTGGAGGTGATAGGGAGATTTTGGTTACTAGAGAATTAACAAAGAAATTTGAAGAACATGTTGGTAATAATATTAATGAAGTAATAGAATTCTTCGATATTAATGATGTAATTGGAGAAATAACAATCGTATTAAAAGGAATTAACAAAAAAAGGGATTTGAATCTTGATAGATTTAGTTTAAAAAAAGATCTAAACGATTTAATGAGAGCAGGATTAAGTTTGTCAGCAGCATCTAAATACTTAGCGAAGAAAAATGGAGTAAAGAAAAGCGAAATTTATAATTTGATTTAA